Proteins from a genomic interval of Methanofollis formosanus:
- the rplX gene encoding 50S ribosomal protein L24 → MVRIASKQPRKQRKARYNAATHQRSKFLAAPLSRELREEYKKRRARVVAGDTVQVLRGEHAGTEGVVDSVDTTKGMIEVHGVTVTKADGTEVPRPVNASNVMITKLKTEDPRRVAKLEERK, encoded by the coding sequence ATGGTACGGATTGCAAGCAAACAGCCCAGAAAACAGCGGAAGGCACGCTACAATGCAGCCACGCATCAGCGGAGCAAGTTCCTCGCGGCACCCCTTTCCAGGGAACTCCGTGAGGAATACAAGAAGCGCCGCGCCCGCGTCGTCGCCGGCGACACCGTGCAGGTGCTCCGCGGCGAGCACGCCGGGACCGAAGGCGTCGTCGATAGCGTGGACACGACGAAGGGCATGATCGAGGTGCACGGTGTCACCGTGACCAAGGCCGACGGGACCGAAGTTCCGCGCCCGGTGAACGCCTCGAACGTCATGATAACCAAACTCAAGACCGAAGACCCCCGCCGGGTAGCAAAGCTTGAGGAGAGGAAGTAA
- a CDS encoding 50S ribosomal protein L14 — MKAKISKIPRALATGSRLVCADNTGARVVEVVSVVGYHGVRRRQPKLGIGDIATVSVKKGTPDMRRKLLRAVVIRQRKEMRRPNGLRVGFDDNAAVIVDERGEPKGTEIKGPVAREVAERFPKIGSTATIIV; from the coding sequence ATGAAAGCAAAGATATCCAAGATCCCGAGGGCACTTGCCACCGGGTCGAGGCTTGTCTGCGCCGACAACACCGGGGCCAGGGTTGTTGAAGTCGTCTCAGTCGTCGGATACCACGGTGTCCGCAGGCGTCAGCCGAAACTCGGTATCGGCGACATCGCGACGGTCTCGGTCAAGAAGGGTACGCCCGACATGCGGCGCAAACTTCTCCGGGCCGTCGTCATCAGGCAGCGTAAAGAGATGCGCCGTCCGAACGGCCTGCGGGTCGGTTTCGACGACAACGCCGCCGTGATCGTCGACGAACGCGGCGAGCCGAAGGGAACCGAGATCAAGGGACCGGTGGCCCGTGAGGTCGCCGAGCGTTTCCCCAAGATCGGGTCCACGGCAACGATCATCGTGTGA